One Natronomonas moolapensis 8.8.11 genomic region harbors:
- a CDS encoding universal stress protein — protein MYGTILFATDGSDGAEAALDHALELAASTGATLHVVSVVETRTAYDNAIIDPTEVRANLRADAEAAVERAAEAAAATDVECRTTVLEGPPYERVLEAIDDIGVDAVVVGATGRSGFKRLVLGSTAERLLEAAPVPVVVIGGDC, from the coding sequence ATGTACGGGACGATACTGTTCGCGACCGACGGCAGCGACGGCGCCGAAGCCGCACTCGATCACGCCCTCGAACTCGCCGCTTCGACGGGGGCGACGCTCCACGTCGTTTCGGTGGTCGAGACTCGAACCGCCTACGACAACGCCATCATCGACCCCACGGAGGTCCGGGCGAACCTCAGAGCCGACGCCGAGGCTGCCGTCGAACGCGCCGCCGAGGCCGCCGCCGCGACCGACGTCGAGTGCCGGACGACCGTCCTCGAAGGACCGCCCTACGAGCGCGTCCTCGAAGCGATCGACGACATCGGGGTCGACGCGGTCGTCGTCGGTGCGACGGGTCGATCGGGGTTCAAGCGCCTCGTGTTGGGGAGTACGGCCGAGCGACTCCTGGA
- a CDS encoding creatininase family protein, which produces MRLAESTWTDARDADTDLALLPVGSTEQHGPHAPLGVDSTTAAAIADAGADRYADSTGERPVVAPTIPVGIAEEHRGFEGTLWVSPDTFRSYVRETLESLAASGFDRIVVVNGHGGNTDAIRELCARASRSGDAYAVGYTWFDAVDFDAFGHAGPAETAVIRHLDPGSVREGRLDAAAAGAAEGWGEWIAGTNLAHDSDSFTDNGVVGDPRDGDADLGAELLAAAADRLAELLAAVATRELDADAGSDSDR; this is translated from the coding sequence ATGCGACTCGCCGAGTCGACGTGGACTGACGCCCGCGACGCCGACACCGACCTCGCGCTTTTGCCCGTCGGCAGCACCGAACAGCACGGTCCCCACGCGCCCTTGGGCGTCGACTCGACGACCGCCGCCGCCATCGCCGACGCGGGGGCGGACCGATACGCCGACTCGACCGGCGAGCGTCCGGTCGTCGCCCCGACGATCCCCGTCGGGATCGCGGAGGAACACCGCGGCTTCGAGGGAACGCTTTGGGTCTCGCCGGACACCTTCCGATCGTACGTCCGCGAGACGCTCGAGAGCCTCGCCGCGAGCGGCTTCGATCGGATCGTCGTCGTCAACGGCCACGGCGGCAACACCGACGCGATCCGCGAACTCTGTGCGCGTGCGAGCCGCAGCGGCGACGCCTACGCCGTCGGCTACACCTGGTTCGACGCGGTGGATTTCGACGCCTTCGGGCACGCCGGCCCGGCCGAAACCGCCGTGATCCGCCACCTCGACCCCGGCTCGGTCCGCGAGGGCCGCCTCGACGCCGCCGCCGCGGGCGCGGCCGAGGGGTGGGGCGAGTGGATCGCTGGCACCAACCTCGCACACGATTCCGACTCGTTCACCGACAACGGCGTCGTCGGCGACCCCCGTGACGGCGACGCCGACCTAGGTGCGGAGCTGCTCGCGGCGGCGGCCGATCGCCTCGCCGAACTGCTCGCGGCGGTCGCGACCCGCGAACTCGATGCGGATGCCGGCTCCGATTCCGACCGCTGA
- a CDS encoding 50S ribosomal protein L16, with protein MSDKPASMYRDIDKPSYTRREYITGIPGSKVAQYKMGNFDADPDSYEVQISLLVDEEVQIRHGSLEASRLSANRRMLKELGEDGDYKMILRKFPHQVIRENKQATGAGADRVSDGMRQSFGKIVGTAARIGKGERLFTIWCNPEDAEIAKDALRRAYNKISPPCTVRVERGEDLLIA; from the coding sequence ATGAGTGACAAGCCGGCATCGATGTATCGGGACATCGACAAGCCCTCCTACACCCGACGGGAGTACATTACGGGCATTCCCGGGTCGAAGGTGGCCCAGTACAAAATGGGTAACTTCGACGCCGATCCCGACAGCTACGAGGTCCAGATCAGCCTCCTCGTCGACGAGGAGGTCCAGATTCGCCACGGCTCGCTCGAGGCGTCCCGGCTCTCGGCGAACCGCCGTATGCTCAAGGAGCTCGGCGAGGACGGCGACTACAAGATGATCCTCCGGAAGTTCCCCCACCAGGTCATTCGGGAGAACAAGCAAGCGACCGGCGCCGGCGCCGACCGTGTCTCGGACGGAATGCGGCAGTCCTTCGGCAAGATCGTCGGCACGGCCGCCCGGATCGGGAAGGGCGAGCGCCTCTTTACTATCTGGTGTAACCCCGAGGACGCCGAGATCGCAAAGGACGCCCTCCGGCGCGCGTACAACAAGATCTCCCCGCCGTGTACGGTTCGCGTCGAGCGCGGCGAGGATCTGCTGATCGCGTAG